The following are encoded in a window of Bos indicus isolate NIAB-ARS_2022 breed Sahiwal x Tharparkar chromosome 7, NIAB-ARS_B.indTharparkar_mat_pri_1.0, whole genome shotgun sequence genomic DNA:
- the MYOT gene encoding myotilin isoform X1, translating to MFNYERPKHFIQSQNPCGSRLQPPGPEISSYSSQTKQSSITIQPRQCTEQRYSASSTVSSHITMSSSAFPASPQQLAGSNPAQRVTATYNQSPASFLSSILPSQPDYSSSKNPSTVDSNYQQPSVGQPINVKSSQNANAKLTPKTPDHEIQGSKEALIQDLERKLKCKDSLLHNGNQRLTYEEKMARRLLGPQNAAAVFQGQNDSEAQDSAQQHNIEHARLQVPTSQVRSRSSSRGDVNDQDAIQEKFYPPRFIQVPENMSIEEGRFCRMDFKVSGLPAPDVSWYLNGRPVQSDDFHKMIVSEKGFHSLIFEVVRASDAGAYACVAKNRAGEATFTVQLDVLAKEHRRAPMFIYKPQSKKVFEGESVKLECQISAVPPPKLFWKRNNEMVQFNTDRISLYHDNSGRVTLLIKDVNKKDAGWYTVSAVNEAGVTTCNTRLDVTARPNQTLPAPKQLRVRPTFSKYLALNGKGLNVKQAFNPEGEFQRLAAQSGLYESEEL from the exons ATGTTTAACTACGAACGTCCAAAACACTTCATCCAATCCCAAAATCCATGTGGCTCCAGACTTCAGCCTCCCGGACCGGAAATCTCCAGCTACTCTAGCCAGACCAAACAGTCCTCCATTACCATCCAACCCCGCCAGTGCACAGAGCAAAGATATTCTGCCTCCTCAACAGTGAGCTCTCACATCACTATGTCCTCCTCTGCTTTCCCTGCTTCTCCTCAGCAGCTTGCTGGCTCCAACCCAGCCCAAAGGGTTACAGCTACTTATAACCAGTCTCCAGCCAGCTTCCTCAGCTCCATATTACCATCACAGCCTGATTACAGCAGCAGTAAAAACCCTTCCACGGTGGACTCCAA ctatcaaCAACCCTCAGTAGGCCAACCCATAAATGTTAAGTCATCCCAAAATGCAAATGCTAAGCTCACACCAAAAACTCCTGACCACGAAATACAAGGATCAAAAGAAGCTCTTATTCAAGATTTGGAGAGAAAGCTAAAATGCAAggacagccttcttcacaatggAAACCAA CGGCTAACATATGAGGAGAAGATGGCTCGCAGATTGCTAGGACCACAGAATGCAGCTGCTGTGTTTCAAGGTCAAAATGACAGTGAGGCACAAGATTCAGCACAG CAGCACAATATAGAACATGCACGACTGCAAGTTCCTACATCACAAGTAag AAGCAGATCATCTTCAAGAGGAGACGTGAATGATCAGGATGCAATCCAGGAGAAATTTTACCCACCTCGCTTCATTCAAGTGCCAGAGAACATGTCAATTGAAGAAGGAAGATTCTGCAGAATGGACTTCAAA GTGAGTGGACTACCAGCTCCTGATGTGTCATGGTATCTAAATGGACGACCAGTTCAATCAGATGATTTTCACAAAATGATAGTGTCTGAGAAGGGTTTTCATTCACTCATCTTTGAAGTGGTCAGAGCTTCAGATGCAGGGGCTTATGCATGTGTTGCCAAGAACAGAGCAGGAGAAGCCACCTTTACTGTGCAGCTGGACGTCCTGG CAAAAGAACACAGAAGAGCACCAATGTTCATCTACAAACCACAGAGTAAAAAAGTGTTTGAGGGAGAATCAGTGAAGCTAGAATGCCAGATCTCGGCTGTACCTCCACCAAAGcttttctggaaaagaaataatgaaatggtACAATTCAACACTGATCGAATAAG TTTATATCATGATAACTCTGGAAGAGTTACTTTATTGATAAAAGATGTAAACAAGAAAGATGCTGGATGGTATACTGTGTCTGCAGTTAATGAAGCTGGAGTGACCACATGTAACACAAGATTAGATGTTACAG CCCGTCCAAACCAAACTCTTCCAGCTCCTAAACAGTTACGTGTCCGACCaactttcagcaaatatttagcaCTTAACGGGAAAGGTCTGAATGTGAAACAAGCTTTTAACCCTGAAGGAGAGTTTCAGCGGCTGGCAGCTCAATCTGGACTCTATGAAAGTGAAGAACTTTAA
- the MYOT gene encoding myotilin isoform X2, giving the protein MFNYERPKHFIQSQNPCGSRLQPPGPEISSYSSQTKQSSITIQPRQCTEQRYSASSTVSSHITMSSSAFPASPQQLAGSNPAQRVTATYNQSPASFLSSILPSQPDYSSSKNPSTVDSNYQQPSVGQPINVKSSQNANAKLTPKTPDHEIQGSKEALIQDLERKLKCKDSLLHNGNQRLTYEEKMARRLLGPQNAAAVFQGQNDSEAQDSAQHNIEHARLQVPTSQVRSRSSSRGDVNDQDAIQEKFYPPRFIQVPENMSIEEGRFCRMDFKVSGLPAPDVSWYLNGRPVQSDDFHKMIVSEKGFHSLIFEVVRASDAGAYACVAKNRAGEATFTVQLDVLAKEHRRAPMFIYKPQSKKVFEGESVKLECQISAVPPPKLFWKRNNEMVQFNTDRISLYHDNSGRVTLLIKDVNKKDAGWYTVSAVNEAGVTTCNTRLDVTARPNQTLPAPKQLRVRPTFSKYLALNGKGLNVKQAFNPEGEFQRLAAQSGLYESEEL; this is encoded by the exons ATGTTTAACTACGAACGTCCAAAACACTTCATCCAATCCCAAAATCCATGTGGCTCCAGACTTCAGCCTCCCGGACCGGAAATCTCCAGCTACTCTAGCCAGACCAAACAGTCCTCCATTACCATCCAACCCCGCCAGTGCACAGAGCAAAGATATTCTGCCTCCTCAACAGTGAGCTCTCACATCACTATGTCCTCCTCTGCTTTCCCTGCTTCTCCTCAGCAGCTTGCTGGCTCCAACCCAGCCCAAAGGGTTACAGCTACTTATAACCAGTCTCCAGCCAGCTTCCTCAGCTCCATATTACCATCACAGCCTGATTACAGCAGCAGTAAAAACCCTTCCACGGTGGACTCCAA ctatcaaCAACCCTCAGTAGGCCAACCCATAAATGTTAAGTCATCCCAAAATGCAAATGCTAAGCTCACACCAAAAACTCCTGACCACGAAATACAAGGATCAAAAGAAGCTCTTATTCAAGATTTGGAGAGAAAGCTAAAATGCAAggacagccttcttcacaatggAAACCAA CGGCTAACATATGAGGAGAAGATGGCTCGCAGATTGCTAGGACCACAGAATGCAGCTGCTGTGTTTCAAGGTCAAAATGACAGTGAGGCACAAGATTCAGCACAG CACAATATAGAACATGCACGACTGCAAGTTCCTACATCACAAGTAag AAGCAGATCATCTTCAAGAGGAGACGTGAATGATCAGGATGCAATCCAGGAGAAATTTTACCCACCTCGCTTCATTCAAGTGCCAGAGAACATGTCAATTGAAGAAGGAAGATTCTGCAGAATGGACTTCAAA GTGAGTGGACTACCAGCTCCTGATGTGTCATGGTATCTAAATGGACGACCAGTTCAATCAGATGATTTTCACAAAATGATAGTGTCTGAGAAGGGTTTTCATTCACTCATCTTTGAAGTGGTCAGAGCTTCAGATGCAGGGGCTTATGCATGTGTTGCCAAGAACAGAGCAGGAGAAGCCACCTTTACTGTGCAGCTGGACGTCCTGG CAAAAGAACACAGAAGAGCACCAATGTTCATCTACAAACCACAGAGTAAAAAAGTGTTTGAGGGAGAATCAGTGAAGCTAGAATGCCAGATCTCGGCTGTACCTCCACCAAAGcttttctggaaaagaaataatgaaatggtACAATTCAACACTGATCGAATAAG TTTATATCATGATAACTCTGGAAGAGTTACTTTATTGATAAAAGATGTAAACAAGAAAGATGCTGGATGGTATACTGTGTCTGCAGTTAATGAAGCTGGAGTGACCACATGTAACACAAGATTAGATGTTACAG CCCGTCCAAACCAAACTCTTCCAGCTCCTAAACAGTTACGTGTCCGACCaactttcagcaaatatttagcaCTTAACGGGAAAGGTCTGAATGTGAAACAAGCTTTTAACCCTGAAGGAGAGTTTCAGCGGCTGGCAGCTCAATCTGGACTCTATGAAAGTGAAGAACTTTAA